In Carya illinoinensis cultivar Pawnee chromosome 9, C.illinoinensisPawnee_v1, whole genome shotgun sequence, the following are encoded in one genomic region:
- the LOC122275683 gene encoding uncharacterized protein LOC122275683 — MVELQSCAGLVNGSALCAIEQEVKGEGISVIAEITAELQRERRKNAELSERISILEAQIQERKKQSLPTDGQGDCPNAMERSMKKLKRQKTERSAGTENGNISKSEMATQQTHDSQCSPPGEASLEDCLVSWMRKDENHFFHYEKFKDGDSTADCDDTDDSDDENDDYHEEDDINSGHKVGNIDETSITAIEREECPREGGDEGLLIPCLESSSGVQLEPTFSIVSQETNENQNENGMAPDTQPGYDKRELKRLDRKETKNTEGQKELSEFLCFDKGVCHSLSLQKKPPKVAFCPKEVKKIIESNILLQKNAQSHTIRKIIVFASLGIRHGCEDMYELDFNHFSILRKGEPYVSPTNPGEHVLYENPGVRRKVFYPNRQNPTLCPVQVLEEDKAMRPSDASCPSCLFLCIKYGGRTRNLPQNEYVRQRMGRNKLKSFGPLMCRIAMLVHIRSGSFFFKALGITLLFMAGFPDDLVQRETKYRKLDLLQKYYRTNEDAEGEELFHLHPETCDNASPGSQQLTGKTISTKSRRKQTISNSKPNNLKRSSVQQTKPSSSAAPTQFGLMGYTSIHTQAMAALQAIPSQTSVDAPQISNPMIPSTATNVSYRNQTPYHVFPHQPANSFLPMIYWPHPNSFLPGPYSSTYGFHSFPSTTNYISIHQQPYYSNPSSTPFVPKTVGGTQEINNVALDEAATDSNSSSSSTDTKEQY; from the exons ATGGTGGAGCTTCAGTCCTGCGCTGGCTTGGTCAATGGTTCTGCATTGTGTGCTATAGAGCAAGAAGTGAAAGGGGAGGGCATCAGTGTTATTGCTGAGATTACTGCCGAGTTACAAAGGGAAAGACGGAAGAATGCTGAGCTTTCGGAGAGAATATCAATTCTTGAAGCTCAAATacaggaaagaaaaaaacaatctcTTCCTACAGATGGACAA GGCGATTGTCCCAATGCAATGGAAAGAAGCATGAAGAAGTTAAAAAGACAGAAAACAGAACGGAGTGCTGGAACTGAGAATGGAAACATTAGCAAAAGTGAAATGGCAACACAGCAGACGCATGACTCGCAGTGTTCACCCCCGGGAGAGGCTAGCCTTGAAGACTGCTTGGTTAGTTGGATGAGAAAGGATgagaaccatttttttcattatgaGAAATTTAAAGATGGTGATTCAACAGCAGACTGTGATGATACAGATGATAGTGATGATGAAAATGATGATTATCATGAAGAGGATGATATTAACAGTGGCCATAAAGTTGGGAATATTGATGAAACTTCAATAACTGCTATTGAACGGGAAGAATGTCCTCGTGAAGGTGGTGATGAGGGATTACTTATACCATGTTTGGAAAGTTCCTCTGGTGTTCAGCTTGAGCCAACATTTTCAATTGTGAGCCAAGAAACGAATGAAAACCAAAACGAAAACGGTATGGCACCTGATACACAGCCAGGTTATGATAAGAGGGAACTCAAAAGACTTGACAGGAAAGAGACCAAAAATACTGAAGGACAGAAAGAACTATCGGAGTTCCTTTGTTTTGATAAAGGGGTCTGTCATAGCCTATCATTACAAAAAAAACCTCCAAAGGTGGCTTTCTGTCCAAAAGAAGTGAAGAAAATTATTGAGTCAAATATCCTGTTACAGAAAAATGCTCAGTCTCACaccataagaaaaattatagtttTTGCATCTCTCGGTATAAGGCATGGATGTGAAGATATGTATGAGTTGGACTTCAATCATTTTAGCATTCTGAGGAAGGGAGAACCATATGTATCTCCCACAAATCCTGGG GAGCACGTTTTATATGAGAATCCTGGTGTTCGGAGAAAGGTCTTTTATCCCAATCGACAGAATCCAACATTATGTCCTGTTCAAGTACTTGAGGAAGATAAGGCTATGCGACCGTCTGATGCTAGTTGCCCATCCTGCCTATTTCTTTGTATCAAGTATGGTGGAAGAACAAGAAATCTTCCCCAAAATGA ATATGTTAGGCAGCGGATGGGAAGAAACAAGCTGAAGTCTTTTGGCCCACTGATGTGTCGAATAGCAATGCTAGTTCATATTCGCAGTgggagcttcttcttcaaggccTTAGGCATCACACTTCTGTTCATGGCTGGTTTTCCTGACGACCTGGTTCAAAGGGAAACAAAATACCGGAAATTGGACTTACTACAAAAATATTACAG GACAAATGAAGACGCTGAAGGGGAGGAATTATTTCATCTGCATCCAGAGACTTGCGATAAT GCTAGTCCTGGTTCTCAGCAGTTGACTGGGAAGACGATTTCAACTAAATCAAGAAGGAAACAAACCATTTCAAATAGTAAGCCTAATAATCTGAAAAGATCATCCGTTCAGCAAACGAAACCTTCAAGCTCCGCAGCTCCTACTCAATTTGGGTTAATGGGCTACACCTCTATTCACACTCAAGCAATGGCAGCACTACAGGCCATTCCATCTCAGACTTCAGTAGATGCCCCTCAAATTTCAAATCCAATGATTCCCAGTACTGCTACCAATGTCTCCTACCGCAATCAAACCCCATACCATGTGTTTCCACATCAACCCGCGAATTCTTTCCTACCTATGATATACTGGCCTCACCCAAACTCTTTTCTTCCTGGACCTTATTCATCTACATATGGTTTCCACTCTTTTCCATCGACTACAAATTACATCTCTATCCATCAACAACCTTATTACAGCAATCCCTCCAGCACTCCTTTCGTACCCAAAACCGTAGGAGGCACACAGGAGATAAATAACGTGGCATTAGATGAAGCTGCTACTGACTCTAACAGCAGTTCAAGCAGTACTGATACAAAAGAACAGTATTGA
- the LOC122275445 gene encoding peroxidase 42-like produces MASKALFFFALLSFSAVSLRPAFAKNEEDPGLVMNFYKDSCPQAEDIIQEQVKLLYKRHKNTAFSWLRNIFHDCAVQSCDASLLLDSTRRTLSEKETDRSFGLRNFRYLDTIKEAVERECPGVVSCSDILVLSARDGIVALGGPYIPLRTGRRDGRKSRAEVVEQYLPDHNESISVVLERFADMGIDTPGVVALLGAHSVGRTHCVKLVHRLYPEVDPVLNPNHVEHMLYKCPDPIPDPKAVQYVRNDRGTPMKLDNNYYRNILDNKGLLTVDHKLATDKRTKPYVKKMAKSQDYFFKQFAKAITLLSENNPLTGTNGEIRKQCNVANRLH; encoded by the exons ATGGCTTCCAAAgctctcttcttctttgctttgtTGTCGTTCTCAGCTGTGTCACTCAGGCCCGCTTTTGCAAAGAATGAGGAGGACCCAGGTCTTGTAATGAACTTTTACAAGGATTCATGTCCTCAGGCTGAAGACATTATCCAAGAACAAGTCAAGCTGCTCTACAAGCGCCACAAGAACACTGCCTTCTCATGGCTGAGGAACATCTTTCATGACTGTGCTGTTCAG TCATGTGATGCTTCACTACTGCTGGACTCAACAAGAAGGACCTTGTCTGAGAAGGAAACAGACAGGAGCTTTGGGCTGAGGAACTTCAGGTACCTCGACACCATCAAAGAAGCCGTGGAGAGGGAGTGCCCCGGAGTGGTTTCCTGTTCAGACATCCTTGTGTTGTCTGCCAGAGATGGCATTGTTGCG CTGGGAGGCCCTTACATCCCTCTCAGGACTGGAAGAAGAGATGGTAGGAAGAGCAGAGCAGAAGTGGTAGAGCAGTACCTCCCAGACCACAATGAGAGCATCTCTGTTGTCCTTGAACGCTTTGCTGACATGGGTATTGACACGCCGGGAGTGGTTGCTTTGCTAG GAGCTCACAGTGTTGGTCGAACCCACTGTGTGAAGCTAGTGCACCGTTTATACCCAGAAGTTGACCCTGTGCTCAACCCTAACCATGTTGAGCACATGCTGTACAAGTGCCCTGACCCTATCCCAGACCCCAAGGCTGTTCAGTATGTGAGAAATGACCGTGGTACTCCAATGAAGCTAGACAACAATTATTACAGGAACATATTGGATAACAAAGGTTTATTGACAGTGGACCACAAACTTGCCACCGACAAGAGGACAAAACCTTACGTGAAGAAAATGGCTAAGAGCCAGGACTACTTCTTCAAGCAGTTTGCTAAAGCCATCACCCTTCTCTCCGAGAACAACCCTCTTACTGGTACAAACGGTGAGATCAGGAAGCAGTGCAATGTTGCCAACAGGCTTCATTAA